Within the Flavobacterium sp. CG_23.5 genome, the region GGGCGTCGTTAGCAAATGACTATTCAACGAAACGATATTAAGTTTAGAACTAATATCATCGTGTAAATCCTGAGCTATTCGTTTACGTTCGTCTTCTTGAGTAATAATTACGGCACTTAAAAGCTCTTTTTGATACTGGATTTCTAAATCTTTTTTTTCCAATTCCTTTTGGATAATTTTCTTTCTCGAAAAATAAAAAAATAGGACTAAAACCACAGACATTATTATAAAAAATGCCGAGGTATATAAAATGATTGCAACAATTTCTTTTTCGTATGCCTGATTCATCATCATCACTTTTATTATTGACCTGTCTTATTTGAAAAACTCTTTTTCCACTCTACAAATACAAAAAATTGGTAAACAATGTATAAAAAAGCATTCAAAGTCCATGTAATATAGCTCATTGTAGGACTTAATTTCGCTGTTAAATTCCCTACAAGAAATAAAATGGTACTTCCAAATAAATACATTAGAATTCCCGTATTGATGTAATAGAACTCTTTTTTTCCATTTAACATATTGTAAAAATGAAAGGTAGCAAACACAATTAGCAAAAAGGAGGTAATTACTATTTCGAATAAATTGAATGCAAAAAACAAACTGGAATCATACCCGTACTGGATCGTTAAAGCCAATAAACCGATGACAAAACTAATCTGGATTATTTTTTTTTGATGAGTATCCTTTAAAATCGACAGGTAAAAAAAACTCAGTATAATAAACTGTCCTATAAAATAAAAATGGGATAAGAATAGATTGTGAATATGTAGTCTTTTTAATATCCCCGATAAAACTTCAATAATTAAAATTATCCCCAAATATCCAGTAAAAATTCTAAAGGCTCTTCCTTGATTGGGAAAGCCTTTTATAAACAGGATTAGATTAAGCAGTAAAATTAATTCTCCGATATATACAAATAAATAATACATTTAGTTGTAAACATTTAAAGGGCTATTTGGGTCACCCTCTGGTGGACAAAGTTGAGTAAAATCATAAATACTATCAGCTACTACAGTATTATTTTCAACATCAAGCTTCGTGATCATATCTACATAAATTTTTGTTTCAGGATCGTATTTAGTACCTACAATCATTAATTTTTCAACGCCTTTATCATCCACACCAATATAAGCTCTCACAGCATCTATACCTTCAGTCAAGACTTCCTGAATGTCTTTTTTTGGAATTAGAAAAGCATGCACCTGATGATGTTTATTGTATTGACCCTCTACTTTAGACCAACGCTTAGCCCAGCGTTGTGCTTCATCAAGTGATATTGCGTTTGTTATTTTATTTGGGGCTATGTTTTCAGTAAAATTTTCTTCAGACATATTTCTACGTAATTTAAAATAAAAACAATTATTCGCTAAACTACTAATTAATTATACCTTAACAAAACAAATTGCCTATTTATACTATTAAAAAAAAGCCTAAATCATTTCAATGATTTAGGCTTTTCTAGTGGTACTATATAAGAACCAAAAAATTTATTTTATTTTTCTAAAACGGGACATCACTATCGTCATCATCATTCAAATTACTTCCAAAAGCTTCATTTGCCGAAGGAAAAGATTTGGTTATAAAAGCGTTTTCATCATGATTCATTTTTGAAGGCAAATCATCATAACCGCCACTGTGATCTTCCAGGTTATCAAATTTACCCAGATTTCCTATAAACTTCAAACGAACGTTTTCTAAACTACCATTCCTGTGCTTGGCAATAATAAATTCGGCTTGACCAGCAGTTGGTGATTGTTCATCATCATCCCACTCGTCAATTTTATAATATTCAGGTCGATAAATAAACGAAACAATATCAGCATCTTGCTCGATTGCACCCGATTCACGTAAATCGGAAAGCAATGGTCTTTTACTGGATCCACGAGTCTCAACAGCACGCGACAACTGAGAAAGTGCAATTACGGGAACATTTAGTTCCTTTGCCAATGCTTTTAAGTTTCTGGAAATGGTCGAGATTTCCTGTTCACGGTTTCCTCCTCCTTTTCCGTTTCCACCGGCCGTCATCAATTGCAAATAATCTACAATAATAATTTTTACATCATGTTGTGAAACCAAACGTCTTGCTTTTGCTCTTAAATCAAAAATGGAAAGCGACGGTGAATCATCAATATATAGTGGTGCTTTTTCTAAGTCTTTTACTTTGGTACTTAATTGCTCCCATTCATGTTTTTCTAATTTTCCAGTTCTAAGCTTTTCAGACGACAAGCCAGTTTCAGATGAAATCAATCTTGTAATCAACTGAACAGAGGACATCTCTAGCGAAAATAAGGCGACCGCTTTCCCTGAATCTATCGCAACGTTTCTTGCCATAGAAAGTACAAATGCCGTTTTACCCATACCCGGTCTCGCCGCAATAATAATTAAATCACTTGGTTGCCACCCTGAAGTAACTTTGTCTAATTTTTCAAAACCAGTTTCTACTCCACTTAATCCCTCTTGACCGGCAATTTCTTCAATTCGTTTTTTGGCTTGCAATACTAAACTCTGAGCCGTTTCGGAACTTCTTTTTACATTTCCTTGAGTAACTTCGTATAATTTAGATTCGGCTTTATCTAATAATTCAAAAACATCAGTCGTTTCATCGTAGGATTCTTCAATGATTTCTGATGAAATCCGAATCAAACTCCGTTGAATGTATTTTTGAAGAATAATTCTCGAGTGAAATTCGATATGAGCCGAAGAGGAAATCTTTTGCGTAAGCTGGATTAAGTAAAAATCACCGCCCGCTAAATCTAATTTCGCATTTTTTCTAAGTTGGGCAGAAACGGTCAATAAGTCAATAGGCTGCGTTTCTGTAAAAAGCTGAACAATAGCTTCAAAAATATATTTATGTGCATCTTTATAAAATGCGTCAGGCTGTAAAATGTCAATTACATCATCAACCCCTTTTTTATCAATCATCATGGCACCAAGGACTGCCTCTTCCAAATCTAAAACTTGAGGAGGTAATTTCCCTTTTTCCAGGTTTATTATTGTTGATTTATCGATCTTTACTGGGTTTATGTTTTTGAAGTTTTCCATGTAGCGAAAGTAGCTAAAATTAAAAAATTATAGTGTTTGAGTTGTTACGAATAAATGTTGATAAGTAACTATTTTTTGTTTATAACCAAAAAAAAATCCGTCTCGTTTGTCAACGAGACAGATTAAATTTAATTTCATAAAAATTTATTCCTTGTACTCGCCCATTTTACTGTATTTATCCATTCTTTGGGCAATTAATTCCTCTGTTGATAAGTCTTTCAATTCATTAAAACCTTTCATTATATATTGCTCCACGGTTTTGAAAGCAGTTTGTCTATCGTAATGCGCTCCACCTAATGGTTCCGGGATAATATCATCGACTAATTTTTGTTTTTTCATGTCAGTGGAAGTTAATTTCAAAGCTTCAGCAGCTTGCTCTTTATACTCCCAACTTTTCCAAAGAATAGAAGAACATGATTCCGGTGAAATAACAGAATACCATGTGTTTTCCATCATGTATACTCTATCTCCCACACCTATTCCTAATGCTCCACCTGATGCTCCTTCTCCAACAATAACCGTAATAATTGGCACTTTTAAACGAACCATTTCAAAAATGTTTCTAGCAATTGCTTCACCTTGTCCGCGTTCCTCTGCTTCAAGACCTGGATAGGCTCCCGGAGTATCAACTAAAGTCAAAACAGGAATGCCAAATTTCTCTGCCATTTTCATCAATCGCAATGCTTTGCGGTACCCTTCCGGATTCGCCATTCCGAAATTGCGGAACTGACGCGTTTTAGTATTAAATCCTTTTTGTTGACCTACAATCATAAAAGACTGACCATCAATTTTTCCTAAACCACCAATCATGGCTTTATCATCTTTAAAACCTCTGTCACCAAAAAGTTCCAGGAAAGTTTCGCCACATAGCGCCCGAACATGGTCCATTGTATAAGGACGGCTTGGGTGTCTCGATAGTTGAACACGTTGCCAAGCTGTTAAATTTTTATAAATACTCCTTTTAGTTTCTTCTAGTTTTTTGTTGATTTGCTTGCAAGTATTCGTTACATCAACATCTGATTCTTGACCAATAACTAGACATTTATCTAACTGATCTTCTAGTTCTTTTATTGGAAGTTCAAAATCTAAATATTCCATAGGATTTCTACGTTTTGTTTTTAATTCGAACGGCAAATATAAAATTTTAAATCGTTCAAAATGGCTATTTTCTAATTTATGTCTCCTACTACACTTTGTAAAGGATAAATATTGGATTATAAATCCTACGAAAGCTACATTTACTTTCTTTTCGAAAATTAAAAATAGAGGCTTAACTAATTCAATTTGAATGCCTTTTGGATTATAAATTAGTTCTTCTTTGCTGCTACTTCTTTTCTGGATTGATAGGCTTTTAAATATTCCCCTTTTGGAGTCCCATCATCAAACGAGCTGAATTTTATTAGTGTTCGTACTCCCTGACGCGCGGCTTCATTGGTGAAATTTTCATACTCAATTCGGTACAGTGCGGAATACATTTCGGCACGACCGATACCATGATAACAATGGATCAAGACCGGATAATTATCCTTGTTGTCCATTATTTTAAAAAACAGGTCCAAATTTTCTTGTTTTGGAACCTGATCGGAACCATTATTAAAATAGTTAACGCCTTTGATTTTAGATACGACCTCTTTTTCAGCGGTTAACTCCGCAGGGATTTCAGGATTATTTTTTAAATCTGTCGTTCCCGGAAAACGCAAATCAACAATAGATTTTATATGATATTTGGTAACATAACTTTCTAATTCCTCCGGCGGAATAACCCCAGATTTGTATACTTTTCCTTCCGTAATCGTCTCAAAATTATGATTGATATTCATATCATAAATCTCTTTCCCCACAAAGAATAAAATTATAGCAAGTATTGAAAACCCTATTATCTTTTTATTTTTTTCCATAGTACAAAGGTCTGATTTAATATTGGAATAGAGCTGTTTAACGCGGAGTTTCGATTCAACTACTTGTTTTATATAATCATAAAATAAAGCCCATGGAAAGAAACAATAAATAATAAACCTGTTGGGTCCAGTTCAATTTTTTTTTACCACATAGAAAAATAGTTTTTGTGGATTTTGAAAGTTGTTTTCACCCTATATAAAGAAAACATAGCTACGTGAACCTAATCATTGGGCTATTCATCTCTTTTTTTCTACATTTCGATCTGGTTAAATTTTATGTTCAGTTATCAACGTCTATTCTTTATAATTACACCCAACGGGAAAATTACAAATTTTTTAAAAAAAACTAGTACCAAAAAACCAATTTAATCGTCTTTTTTATAATGTTTAATCACGCCATTTAGGATGACGGTGATGACAATTATTACGGCTCCAATATAAAATTCAACACTCATTTTTTCTTTTCCTCCAAGGATAAAATACGCCAAAACAATTCCATAAACCGGTTCTAAATTGGTAGTCAACATTACCGTATACGGCGTCAGTTTTTGCATGACTTTTACTGATGCTGTAAAAGCATAAGCCGTACAAATAGAAGCTAAAATCAGAATTAAAATCCAATTATTGGCTGTTAAAACAAAGAAATCTAAAGAGAATTTTTGTTGAAATATAAAGTAAATGGTGATAAAGAAAACACCGGCCAGAAATTCATAAAAAGAAATAACCGAAGGATCGTGGTTTTCTATTAATTTCCCATTCATAAGGGTAAACAAAACACCTAATATAATGGCCACCAACGCATACAACATGCCTTCTAAGTAATTCACCTCAACTTTCATAATCAGTCCAAGACCGGCAATGATAATGAGTCCAAAAAACACTTCATACCAAAGCACTTTTCTGCCATAAAAAATAGGTTCCAAAATCGAAGCAAAAAAAGCGCCCAACGAGAAAACCGAAAGCGTAATCGAGACATTTGAAACATGAATAGCTTTGAAAAAAAAGATCCAATGCAGCGCTATCAATAAGCCCACAAAAATCAATTTCAG harbors:
- a CDS encoding DMT family transporter, which encodes MQNDKLKSYLNLHLIVFIWGFTAILGALITITADALVWYRMFFASAFLSLFIIFKKKSFRIPMKSFLKLIFVGLLIALHWIFFFKAIHVSNVSITLSVFSLGAFFASILEPIFYGRKVLWYEVFFGLIIIAGLGLIMKVEVNYLEGMLYALVAIILGVLFTLMNGKLIENHDPSVISFYEFLAGVFFITIYFIFQQKFSLDFFVLTANNWILILILASICTAYAFTASVKVMQKLTPYTVMLTTNLEPVYGIVLAYFILGGKEKMSVEFYIGAVIIVITVILNGVIKHYKKDD
- the dnaB gene encoding replicative DNA helicase, coding for MENFKNINPVKIDKSTIINLEKGKLPPQVLDLEEAVLGAMMIDKKGVDDVIDILQPDAFYKDAHKYIFEAIVQLFTETQPIDLLTVSAQLRKNAKLDLAGGDFYLIQLTQKISSSAHIEFHSRIILQKYIQRSLIRISSEIIEESYDETTDVFELLDKAESKLYEVTQGNVKRSSETAQSLVLQAKKRIEEIAGQEGLSGVETGFEKLDKVTSGWQPSDLIIIAARPGMGKTAFVLSMARNVAIDSGKAVALFSLEMSSVQLITRLISSETGLSSEKLRTGKLEKHEWEQLSTKVKDLEKAPLYIDDSPSLSIFDLRAKARRLVSQHDVKIIIVDYLQLMTAGGNGKGGGNREQEISTISRNLKALAKELNVPVIALSQLSRAVETRGSSKRPLLSDLRESGAIEQDADIVSFIYRPEYYKIDEWDDDEQSPTAGQAEFIIAKHRNGSLENVRLKFIGNLGKFDNLEDHSGGYDDLPSKMNHDENAFITKSFPSANEAFGSNLNDDDDSDVPF
- a CDS encoding dual specificity protein phosphatase family protein, translating into MEKNKKIIGFSILAIILFFVGKEIYDMNINHNFETITEGKVYKSGVIPPEELESYVTKYHIKSIVDLRFPGTTDLKNNPEIPAELTAEKEVVSKIKGVNYFNNGSDQVPKQENLDLFFKIMDNKDNYPVLIHCYHGIGRAEMYSALYRIEYENFTNEAARQGVRTLIKFSSFDDGTPKGEYLKAYQSRKEVAAKKN
- a CDS encoding acetyl-CoA carboxylase carboxyltransferase subunit alpha → MEYLDFELPIKELEDQLDKCLVIGQESDVDVTNTCKQINKKLEETKRSIYKNLTAWQRVQLSRHPSRPYTMDHVRALCGETFLELFGDRGFKDDKAMIGGLGKIDGQSFMIVGQQKGFNTKTRQFRNFGMANPEGYRKALRLMKMAEKFGIPVLTLVDTPGAYPGLEAEERGQGEAIARNIFEMVRLKVPIITVIVGEGASGGALGIGVGDRVYMMENTWYSVISPESCSSILWKSWEYKEQAAEALKLTSTDMKKQKLVDDIIPEPLGGAHYDRQTAFKTVEQYIMKGFNELKDLSTEELIAQRMDKYSKMGEYKE